A genomic window from ANME-2 cluster archaeon includes:
- a CDS encoding NAD(P)-dependent alcohol dehydrogenase has protein sequence MKAIVYNSYGGPEVLTYTTLDKPTPKSKEVLVRIVSTSVTHGDIRMRKADPVMARFHSGLFRPRKYPVLGFECSGVIEAIGAEVTSYSNGDEVMVFAGLGFSAYAEFMTVQSEGKFTKGALVKKPANISFDEAAVSPTGGITAIRFLRDLGIEEAKGKSILIIGASGSVGTYAVQVAKYYGAIVTGVTSTKNVELVQSLGADHVIDYTEDDFTLSDLKYDMVFDAVGLYNTSVCKKALNLNGTYASVKGSAKTSGKSLELLAELMENGTVKSIIDKTYQWDEIVEAHNYVDQGHKVGNVVVRVIAP, from the coding sequence ATGAAAGCAATTGTTTATAATTCATATGGTGGACCAGAAGTCCTTACGTATACAACGTTAGATAAACCAACACCTAAGTCAAAGGAAGTTTTAGTACGTATTGTATCAACTTCTGTGACCCATGGGGATATACGGATGCGTAAGGCTGATCCAGTAATGGCGAGGTTTCATAGTGGGCTATTTAGACCTAGAAAATACCCAGTGCTCGGATTTGAATGTTCTGGTGTCATTGAAGCTATAGGTGCGGAAGTTACTAGCTATAGCAATGGTGATGAGGTAATGGTTTTTGCTGGTTTAGGTTTTAGTGCTTATGCAGAATTTATGACTGTGCAAAGTGAAGGTAAGTTTACTAAGGGGGCTTTAGTCAAAAAGCCAGCCAACATTTCATTTGATGAAGCGGCAGTGAGTCCTACTGGTGGGATTACTGCTATTCGCTTCCTTAGAGACCTTGGGATAGAAGAGGCCAAAGGTAAATCAATATTGATTATTGGAGCTTCTGGCAGTGTAGGTACTTACGCTGTACAAGTTGCAAAATATTACGGTGCGATAGTTACAGGCGTTACTAGCACTAAAAATGTTGAGTTAGTTCAAAGCTTGGGTGCAGATCATGTGATAGATTATACAGAAGATGATTTTACTCTAAGTGATTTAAAATATGATATGGTATTTGATGCAGTTGGATTATATAATACATCTGTTTGTAAAAAGGCACTCAACTTAAATGGAACATATGCGTCTGTTAAAGGTAGTGCTAAAACATCTGGCAAATCACTTGAACTACTAGCAGAACTCATGGAGAATGGGACGGTTAAGTCGATTATTGACAAAACCTATCAGTGGGATGAAATCGTAGAAGCCCACAACTATGTCGATCAAGGCCACAAAGTGGGGAATGTTGT